A single window of Luteipulveratus halotolerans DNA harbors:
- a CDS encoding CHAT domain-containing protein — protein sequence MQHEATDAIRDASLVLGRRRLRQSQAEALLVLARLKIGQDEPREARKIARRAARLFAGRGSDAWAARAQAVALSAEVLTGVRRAALLDEAANIAGQLKAQGLVHDASAVLLQSARMAIRLDDLPAARARVRSVRQRADAPLENRLLQHQVKAELAKATRRRKPAMQHVRDGLAELHDWQSSFGSLDLQSSLVGHGRGLAAEGLRLAVEDGRPEVVFEWTERARALTSRVAAVRPPDNPEGAAQLQELRELHAQIRAADADGRPVTALVRSASALQQKIREKAWHDPGSGVVTEPATLDALLPQLAKHNGVMVTHLATHGGRLRVLVATGDETRVVDLGPWDDVKHILRGLQADLDVSAAHLPEPLRAVVRDSLGDRLATLSERLLAPVADLLSGRPVLVVPTGGLAGTPWTLLPHLRGLPVTQPRSATLWLAHQHGPDHPRRRAAFVAGPRVDRAHEEVRRAAAAWGEQGSVLEAADASAEQVSARAADADVLHVAAHGRHSADNPLFSGLELADGPWFGYDIDRLPHVPRTVVLSACELGRSTVRWGEEAIGMTQAWLHAGACTVIASPASVDDDVACEVLAETHAGLAAGRLPAYALADATQRLGLGDRSSFMCFGAGW from the coding sequence ATGCAGCACGAGGCGACCGACGCCATTCGTGACGCGAGCTTGGTCCTCGGCCGCCGACGTCTGCGACAGAGTCAGGCGGAGGCGCTGCTGGTGCTGGCCCGGCTCAAGATCGGGCAGGACGAACCGCGCGAGGCTCGCAAGATCGCCCGCCGCGCCGCTCGCCTGTTCGCCGGCAGGGGCAGCGACGCGTGGGCCGCACGCGCTCAAGCCGTGGCCCTCTCGGCAGAGGTGCTCACCGGCGTACGCCGGGCCGCCCTGCTCGACGAGGCCGCCAACATCGCCGGGCAGCTCAAGGCGCAGGGCCTCGTCCACGACGCGAGCGCGGTGCTGCTGCAGTCGGCGCGCATGGCGATCCGCCTCGACGACCTGCCGGCGGCGCGAGCGCGCGTCCGGAGTGTCCGGCAGCGTGCCGACGCTCCGCTGGAGAACCGCCTGCTCCAGCATCAGGTCAAGGCCGAGCTCGCCAAGGCCACCCGTCGGCGCAAGCCCGCGATGCAGCACGTACGCGACGGGCTGGCCGAGCTGCACGACTGGCAGTCGTCGTTCGGGAGCCTCGACCTGCAGAGCTCGCTCGTCGGTCACGGCCGCGGACTCGCCGCCGAGGGGCTGCGCCTGGCGGTCGAGGACGGTCGGCCCGAGGTCGTGTTCGAGTGGACCGAGCGAGCCCGTGCGCTCACCAGCCGCGTCGCCGCAGTGCGTCCGCCCGACAACCCCGAGGGTGCCGCCCAGCTGCAAGAGCTGCGCGAGCTGCACGCCCAGATCAGGGCGGCCGACGCCGACGGTCGACCCGTCACCGCGCTCGTACGCTCGGCGTCCGCGCTGCAGCAGAAGATCCGCGAAAAGGCTTGGCACGACCCAGGATCCGGCGTCGTCACCGAACCGGCCACGCTCGATGCACTGCTGCCTCAGCTCGCGAAGCATAACGGCGTCATGGTCACGCACCTGGCCACGCATGGCGGCCGGCTGCGGGTGCTCGTCGCGACCGGTGACGAGACGCGCGTCGTCGACCTCGGCCCCTGGGACGACGTGAAGCACATCCTGCGCGGGCTCCAGGCCGACCTCGACGTCTCGGCCGCCCACCTGCCCGAGCCGCTGCGCGCCGTCGTCCGCGACAGCCTCGGCGACCGCCTCGCCACCCTGTCCGAACGCCTGCTCGCGCCCGTCGCCGACCTGCTCTCCGGCCGCCCCGTGCTCGTCGTCCCCACGGGCGGCCTCGCCGGTACGCCGTGGACCCTGCTCCCGCACCTGCGCGGGCTCCCCGTCACACAGCCGCGGTCGGCGACGCTGTGGCTCGCGCATCAGCACGGACCCGACCACCCGCGTCGGCGCGCGGCGTTCGTCGCCGGTCCGCGGGTCGACCGCGCCCACGAGGAGGTACGCCGGGCCGCCGCCGCCTGGGGCGAGCAGGGCTCGGTGCTGGAGGCCGCCGACGCGTCGGCCGAGCAGGTCAGCGCCCGCGCGGCCGATGCCGACGTGCTCCACGTCGCCGCTCACGGCCGTCACTCCGCCGACAACCCGCTGTTCTCCGGTCTCGAGCTCGCCGACGGGCCGTGGTTCGGGTACGACATCGACCGGCTCCCGCACGTGCCCCGCACCGTCGTGCTGTCCGCCTGCGAGCTCGGCCGCTCGACGGTCCGCTGGGGTGAGGAAGCCATCGGCATGACGCAGGCCTGGCTGCACGCCGGCGCCTGCACGGTCATCGCCTCACCGGCCAGCGTCGACGACGACGTCGCCTGTGAGGTGCTCGCCGAGACCCACGCGGGCCTCGCGGCCGGCCGGCTCCCGGCGTACGCACTCGCCGACGCGACGCAGAGGCTCGGGCTCGGCGACCGCAGCTCGTTCATGTGCTTCGGCGCCGGCTGGTAG